In Dolichospermum flos-aquae CCAP 1403/13F, the following proteins share a genomic window:
- a CDS encoding cofactor assembly of complex C subunit B, with product MTKSDPNRVLRRLPLVVGGLGAVLLLMNRLLTPQLTNSQARGDVLGVILSAVLILTGLIWQQVQPRTPETVELIGEEGFFLDPELPEAAKIELAWATRLLLTNTVTRSLIVYYQGKVLLRRGILAAKSEVVPGIILKKVLETQKPIYLVALYVYPGKIEFDYLPENTQGVICQPIGKEGVLILAANAPRSYTKQDENWIAGIADKLAVTLGHSRS from the coding sequence ATGACCAAATCAGATCCCAATCGAGTTTTACGGCGTTTACCCTTAGTTGTTGGGGGTTTAGGTGCTGTGCTTTTGTTAATGAATCGGTTGTTAACACCGCAACTGACAAATTCCCAAGCACGAGGAGATGTGCTGGGGGTAATTTTGAGTGCGGTGTTAATTTTAACTGGTTTAATTTGGCAACAGGTACAGCCGCGCACACCGGAGACAGTAGAATTAATTGGGGAAGAGGGATTTTTCTTAGATCCAGAATTACCAGAAGCCGCGAAAATAGAATTAGCCTGGGCAACGCGGTTATTATTAACTAATACAGTGACGCGATCGCTCATAGTTTATTATCAAGGTAAAGTTTTATTACGTCGCGGTATTCTGGCTGCTAAATCGGAAGTAGTACCAGGAATAATTTTAAAAAAAGTATTGGAAACACAAAAGCCAATTTATTTAGTTGCTTTGTATGTCTATCCTGGTAAAATCGAATTTGACTATTTACCAGAAAACACACAAGGTGTAATTTGTCAACCAATTGGTAAAGAAGGGGTTTTAATTTTAGCAGCAAATGCTCCCCGCAGTTACACTAAACAAGATGAAAACTGGATTGCGGGAATTGCTGATAAATTAGCTGTTACTCTTGGTCATTCTCGTTCCTAG
- the rpaB gene encoding response regulator transcription factor RpaB, with protein MESHKEKILVVDDEASIRRILETRLSMIGYDVVTAGDGEEALEIFRKAEPDLVVLDVMMPKLDGYGVCQELRKESDVPIIMLTALGDVADRITGLELGADDYVVKPFSPKELEARIRSVLRRVDKTGANGIPSSGVIHVSTIKIDTNKRQVYKGDERIRLTGMEFSLLELLVSRSGEAFSRSEILQEVWGYTPERHVDTRVVDVHISRLRAKLEDDPSNPELILTARGTGYLFQRILEPGEE; from the coding sequence TTGGAAAGTCATAAAGAAAAAATCCTGGTAGTAGACGACGAAGCCAGCATTCGGCGGATTTTGGAAACACGCCTTTCCATGATTGGCTACGATGTAGTGACAGCAGGAGATGGTGAGGAAGCTTTAGAAATATTTCGCAAAGCTGAACCAGACCTAGTAGTTTTAGATGTAATGATGCCAAAACTCGATGGTTATGGCGTTTGTCAAGAATTACGCAAAGAATCCGATGTCCCCATTATTATGCTCACCGCTTTGGGAGATGTGGCAGATCGCATCACCGGCTTAGAATTGGGTGCGGATGATTATGTCGTTAAACCCTTTTCACCCAAAGAACTAGAAGCACGGATTCGTTCAGTCTTGCGACGGGTGGACAAAACAGGTGCAAATGGTATTCCTAGTTCTGGGGTGATTCATGTCAGCACCATCAAAATTGATACAAATAAGCGTCAAGTTTATAAGGGTGATGAGCGCATTCGCTTAACCGGTATGGAATTTAGCTTATTAGAATTGTTAGTCAGTCGTTCTGGTGAAGCTTTTTCCCGCTCAGAAATTTTGCAGGAAGTATGGGGATATACTCCTGAACGCCATGTAGATACTCGCGTTGTGGATGTACATATCTCTCGTTTACGGGCAAAATTAGAGGATGATCCCAGCAACCCTGAACTAATTCTCACCGCTAGAGGTACTGGTTATCTGTTCCAACGCATATTAGAACCAGGGGAAGAGTAA
- a CDS encoding DUF456 domain-containing protein, producing the protein MQIIYLLLVAVMFVGIIGAVVPAIPGSSLILISIIIWGIVSNSFAAIKIPLIVTIIVLLLSTGVDFLAGYIGAKQAGASKWGQIGAFVGLLLGFFGLLPALPFGGPLLGILFGPLLGAIVGEFLYQRQLWPAVKAGIGITVGTVVGNLIQGVLAISAVVVFLLTTWPQVYGS; encoded by the coding sequence ATGCAAATTATTTATTTACTCTTAGTGGCTGTAATGTTCGTAGGGATTATCGGTGCTGTAGTTCCAGCTATCCCTGGAAGCAGCTTAATTTTAATATCTATTATTATTTGGGGAATCGTCAGTAATTCCTTTGCAGCTATCAAAATTCCCCTGATTGTGACAATCATTGTTTTACTTCTGAGTACAGGAGTTGATTTCCTTGCTGGTTATATCGGAGCAAAACAAGCCGGTGCGAGTAAGTGGGGACAAATTGGCGCATTTGTGGGTTTATTACTGGGGTTTTTTGGATTATTACCAGCTTTACCTTTTGGTGGTCCATTATTAGGGATTTTATTTGGACCACTGTTAGGAGCAATTGTTGGTGAGTTTCTTTATCAACGTCAATTATGGCCTGCGGTAAAAGCTGGTATAGGAATCACTGTCGGTACAGTGGTGGGGAATTTGATTCAAGGTGTCTTAGCTATCAGCGCAGTTGTAGTATTTTTGTTGACAACTTGGCCGCAGGTATATGGTAGTTAA
- the crtO gene encoding beta-carotene ketolase CrtO, with product MQEYDVIIIGAGHNGLVCAAYLLKAGYSVLLLEKRPVPGGAATTEECIPDKAPGFKFNLCAIDHEFIHLGPVVEELELTKYGLEYLDCDPVVFCPHPDGKYFLAHKSLEKTCAEIARYNERDAKKYAEFTNYWQRAINAMIPMFNAPPKSIIDIFGNYNLQQVKDLFSVVGSPAKSFDFVRTMLNSAEDILNEWFDEEFLKAPLSRLASELGAPPSQKNLAIGVMMMAMRHNPGMARPRGGTGALVQALVKLVKSKGGVILTDQHVEKILIDDGKAVGVRVAGGKEYRAKQGVISNIDAQRLFLQMTEKSDIDAVDPDLWERLERRIINNNETILKIDLALDEPLHFSHHDHKDEYLIGSILIADSMNHVEQAHNKCTIGEIPDSDPSMYLVMPSALDPSLAPPGKHTLWIEFFAPYQIANAKGTGLKGTGWTDELKNKVADRVIDKLATYAPNVKKATIARRVESPAELGERLGAYKGNYYHIDMTMDQMIFFRPLPELANYKTPIDNLFLTGAGTHPGGSISGMPGRNCARVFLQNKQPFSQALKDARNSIKSTVNSVFG from the coding sequence ATGCAAGAATACGACGTTATCATCATCGGTGCTGGACACAACGGTTTAGTTTGTGCGGCTTATTTACTCAAAGCAGGTTATAGCGTCTTACTACTAGAAAAACGTCCTGTTCCCGGTGGTGCAGCCACAACAGAAGAATGTATCCCAGACAAAGCACCAGGTTTTAAATTTAACTTGTGTGCCATTGACCATGAATTTATTCATTTGGGTCCAGTAGTAGAAGAATTAGAACTGACAAAATATGGCTTAGAATATCTAGATTGTGACCCAGTTGTATTTTGTCCTCACCCCGACGGTAAATATTTTTTAGCTCATAAATCCTTAGAAAAGACCTGTGCAGAAATCGCTCGTTATAATGAAAGAGATGCTAAAAAATACGCCGAGTTTACAAATTATTGGCAACGGGCAATTAACGCCATGATTCCCATGTTTAATGCCCCACCCAAATCAATTATAGATATTTTCGGTAACTACAATCTGCAACAAGTTAAAGATTTATTTTCTGTAGTTGGTTCTCCCGCCAAAAGTTTTGATTTTGTGCGAACAATGTTAAACAGCGCCGAAGATATTCTTAATGAATGGTTTGATGAAGAATTTCTCAAAGCTCCCCTATCTAGATTAGCATCAGAATTAGGTGCGCCACCTTCTCAAAAAAATCTGGCAATTGGGGTGATGATGATGGCTATGCGTCATAATCCTGGAATGGCTAGACCTCGCGGCGGTACAGGTGCATTGGTGCAAGCTTTGGTGAAATTAGTTAAGAGTAAAGGTGGGGTAATTCTCACAGACCAGCACGTAGAAAAGATTTTAATTGATGATGGTAAAGCGGTAGGAGTTAGGGTAGCAGGTGGTAAAGAATATCGAGCAAAACAGGGAGTAATTTCTAATATTGATGCTCAAAGATTATTCTTACAAATGACAGAAAAAAGTGATATTGATGCCGTTGATCCTGATTTGTGGGAAAGGTTAGAACGACGGATTATCAATAACAATGAAACCATTCTGAAAATAGATTTAGCATTAGATGAACCTTTGCATTTTTCTCATCATGATCATAAAGATGAATATCTCATTGGTTCAATTTTAATTGCTGATTCCATGAATCATGTAGAACAGGCTCATAATAAATGTACAATTGGCGAAATTCCCGATTCTGACCCCTCCATGTATCTCGTCATGCCTAGCGCCCTTGACCCTAGTTTAGCACCACCTGGTAAACATACTTTATGGATTGAATTTTTTGCTCCTTATCAAATTGCTAATGCAAAAGGTACAGGTTTAAAAGGGACAGGTTGGACTGATGAATTGAAAAACAAAGTTGCAGATAGAGTAATTGACAAATTAGCAACTTACGCCCCCAATGTGAAGAAAGCAACTATCGCTAGAAGAGTAGAAAGTCCGGCAGAATTAGGAGAAAGATTAGGGGCATACAAAGGGAATTATTATCATATTGATATGACAATGGATCAAATGATCTTTTTCCGACCTTTACCCGAATTAGCTAATTATAAAACCCCCATTGATAATCTCTTTTTAACAGGTGCAGGAACACATCCAGGTGGCTCAATTTCCGGTATGCCAGGACGCAATTGTGCGAGGGTATTTTTGCAGAATAAGCAACCTTTTAGTCAGGCTTTAAAGGATGCTCGAAATTCAATTAAGTCTACAGTTAATTCGGTATTTGGATAG